The genomic segment GCAGCATGTCAAGTTTGTCGTGGAGCAGGTTCGCGAAAGTCGCGGCGATTGTAGGAACGCTGGCCGGCTGTGGCTCGGTGCCGCTGGATGAACCCGTGCCGCACACGCCCTCCCCGACCGCACCCACGCCGGCCGCAGTGATCACGTTGCCCCCGGTGCCTGCGCCGCCCATGGAGGCGCCCGTCGCCGGTGCGCCGCTGCTGCAAGGCAAGAGCCGCTGGCATCCCGTCGCGTGGAGCGAGCTGCCGGGCTTCGACGACGACGCGCTGCACGAGGCCTGGAACGCGTGGCTGCGCAGCTGCGAGCGGCCGCTGCCGGCCTTTGCATCGCTTTGCCCGCAGGTGCGGCAGCTTTCCATCGCCGGCCCCGCCGAGCAGCGTGAGTGGATGCGGCGGCATCTGCAGCCTTACCGGGTCGAGCCGCTGCAAGGTCCGGCCGAAGGCCTGCTCACCGCGTACTACGAGCCGCTGCTGGAAGCGTCGCGTGAACCGAGCGCGCGCCACACGGTGCCGCTGTACCGACCGCCCGCAAGCCTGGCCAGCCGCAAGCCCTGGTACAGCCGGCAGGAGATCGACACGCTGCCCGAGGCCAAGGCGCAGCTGCGCGGGCGCGAGATCGCCTTCCTGGCCGACCCGCTGGACGCGCTGGTGCTGCAGATCCAGGGCTCGGGCCGCGTGCGCGTGACCGAGCGCGACGGCTCCCAGCGGCTGGTGCGCCTCGCCTACGCCGGCAGCAACGAGCATCCCTACCGCAGCGTCGGCGGCTGGCTGCTGCAGCAGGGCGCGGTGCGCGACGCGTCCTGGCCCGGCATCAAGGCCTGGGTGCGCGACAACCCGCACCGGCTGCAGGAGATGCTGTGGAGCAATCCGCGCACCGTGTTCTTCCGCGAGGAGCCCCTGGGGGATCTCGATGCGGCATTCGGCCCGCGCGGCGCGCAGGGCGTCGCGCTCACGCCGGGCCGCTCGATCGCGGTGGACAAGGAGAGCATTCCGTACGGCACGCCGGTCTGGCTGGCGTCGAACGGCCCGCTGCTGAAGCTGCAGCGGCTGGTGCTCGCGCAGGACACCGGCAGCGCCATCGTGGGCGCCCTGCGGGCGGACTACTTCGCCGGCTGGGGCGCCGAAGCCGGCGAGCTGGCGGGAAGGCTCAAGCAGCCCTTGCGGATGTGGGTGCTGTGGCCCAAGTGAGGGATCGGCGCGCGGGGTTCCTGGTGGGGGCGGCGGCCTTTGTCGCGGGCTGCGCCGCTGTTCCGCAGCCGCTCCCGGTCCCGCCCGCGCCACCGGCCAGCGCAGTACCTGCAGTTCCTGCTCCGCCCCCAGCGGTTGCAGAGCCCGCACCACCCGAAAGGCCCACGCCGGACCCGCGCCCGGGCAAGCAGTACACCTGCAGCGACGGCAGCAGCTTCCGCCTCTTGTCGCAGGGCGACTACGTGGTGATCGAGGGATTGCCGGGTGGCGCGCAGCGGCTGGGCCGCGATGCGGGTGGCTTCACGCCGGAGCACACGGTGTGGAGCAGCGAGGGCCTGCGCGCCGAGTTCGGCCTTGGCGCCGATGGCCGCGGCGCGTTGCTGCATTACCCGCTGGCGCCCATCGTGCGCTGCGCCGCGGGCACCGAAGCGCCCAAGTAAGCCGCGCGCGGGATCAAGCCGCCGGCTCGGCGCCCAGGTGCCCCAGCGGCCAGCTGCTGCTCGCCTTGACCTCGCCCAGCGAGAAGCTGGTGTGGATGTCCTTCACGTTCGGCAGGTTGATCAGCACCTTGCGGGCGAACTGCGAGAAGGCATCGAGGTCGCGCGACACCACCTGCAACTCGAACGTGCCCGCGCCGCTGATGTAGTGGCAGGCCACGATCTCGGGGATGCGGCGGATCGCCTCCTCCATCTCACGCGTGCGCTCGCCGGTGTTCTTGTCCGCGTCCAGGCGCACGAAGGCCAGAACGCCCAGGCCGATCTTGTGACGGTCGATCTCGGCGTGGTAGCCCCTGATGTAGCCAGCCTCCTCCAGCGCGCGAACTCGCCGCCAGCAGGGCGCGGCCGAGAGGCCGACCCGCTGGGCCAGTTCGGCGTTGGTCAGCCGGGCGTCGGCCTGCAGCTCATGCAGGATGCGAAGGTCGAACTTGTCGAGTCTTTCCATATTCGGACCATCCGAGAACATTCCTTTCTCATCCTAGCCCTATCCGGGCATCAAAAGCAAAGACATATCGGGGCTGCTTGCATACACTTTGCGGCTATTCCCCGGAGACATGCGCAAGTGAACGCCCCCCTGCCCGAACACATCCGCAAGGCGCTCGAGACCGTCACGCTGGACGACAAGTACTCGCTCGACTACGGGCGCGCCTTCATGAGCGGCGTCCAGGCCCTGGTCAAGCTGCCGATGCTGCAGCGCCAGCGCGACGCCATGGCCGGCAAGAACACCGCCGGCTTCATCAGCGGCTACCGAGGCTCGCCGCTGGGCGGCTACGACCAGGCGCTCTGGAAGGCCAAGAAGTACCTGCAGGCGCAGAACGTCGTCTTCCAGCCGGGCGTCAACGAGGAACTGGCGGCGACCGCGATCTGGGGCACGCAGCAGCTCGGTTTCGCGCCGAAGGAGCAGCAGAAGTTCGACGGCGTCTTCGGCATCTGGTACGGCAAGGGTCCGGGCGTGGACCGCTGCTCCGACGTCTTCAAGCACGCCAACATGGCCGGCACCACGCCCTGGGGCGGCGTCATCGCCGTCGCGGGCGACGACCACGTGGCCAAGAGCTCCACGGCGGCCCACCAGAGCGACCACATCTTCAAGGCCTGCGGCCTGCCGGTGTTCTTCCCGACGACGGTGCAGGAGATCCTGGACCTGGGCGTGCACGCCTTCGCCATGAGCCGCTACGCCGGCGTGTGGACCGGCATGAAGACGATCCAGGAGATCGTCGAATCCAGCGCCACTGCCATGATCGATCCCGAGCGGGTGCAGGTGCTGATGCCGCAGGACTTCGCCATGCCGCCCGGCGGCGTGCACATCCGCTGGCCGGACCACGCGCTGGAGCAGGAAGCGCGCCTGTTCGACTACAAGTGGTACGCGGCGCTGGCGTACGTGCGCGCCAACCGCCTGAACTACAACGTGATCGAAGGCCCGAACGACCGCTTCGGCATCATCGCCAGCGGCAAGGCCTACAACGACACGCGCCAGGCGCTCGCCGACCTGGGCCTGGACGACGAGACCTGCCGCCGCCTGGGCATCCGGCTGCACAAGGTGGCCGTGGTGTGGCCGCTGGAGGCGCAGATCACGCGCGAATTCGCCACCGGCCTGCGCGAGATCCTGGTCGTGGAAGAAAAGCGCCAGGTCATCGAGTACCAGCTGAAAGAGGAGCTGTACGACTGGCGCCCCGACGTGCGGCCGAACGTGGTCGGCAAGTTCGACGAGGTCGAAGGCGGTGGCGGCGAGTGGTCGACGCCCAACCCCACTGCACGCACGCTGCTGCGCGCCAATGCCGACCTGTCGCCCGCGCTGATCGCGCGCGCCATCGCCAAGCGGCTGCGCAGGCTGGGGCTCGACGCCGACACGCAGGCGCGCATCGACGCGCAGCTGGCGATCCTGGAAGCCAAGGAGCGCTCGATGCAGGTGCTGGAGGTCAAGGCCGACCGCCAGCCCTGGTTCTGCTCGGGCTGCCCGCACAACACCTCCACCGTGGTGCCGGAAGGCTCGCGCGCGATGGCCGGCATCGGCTGCCACTTCATGGCGACGTGGATGGACCGCGCCACCGTCGGCTTCACCCAGATGGGCGGCGAGGGCGTGCCGTGGGTGGGCCAGGCGCCGTTCACGGGCGAGAAGCACGTGTTCGCCAACTTGGGCGACGGCACCTATTTCCACAGCGGGCTGCTGGCGATCCGGCAATCGATCGCGTCCGGCGTGAACATCACCTACAAGGTTCTCTACAACGACGCGGTCGCGATGACGGGCGGCCAGCAGGTCGGCGAGCGGCCCGAAGGCCATTCGGTGCTGCAGATCGCGCAGAGCCTGGTCGCCGAAGGCGTGACGAAGCTGGTGATCGTCACCGACGAACCCGAGAAGTACACGGTGGCGAAGTTGCCGCCGGGCGTCGGCGTGGAGCACCGCGACGAACTGGATCGCATCCAGCGCGAGTTCCGCGAGATCGCAGGCACCACGGCGATCATCTACGACCAGACCTGCGCCACCGAGAAGCGGCGACGCCGCAAGCGCGGATCGATGGTCGACCCCGCCTTGCGCGTCGTCATCAACGACCTGGTGTGCGAAGGCTGCGGCGATTGCGGCGTGAAGAGCAACTGCCTGTCCGTCGAGCCGCTGGAGACCGAATTCGGCCGCAAGCGCACGATCAACCAGAGCACCTGCAACAAGGACACGAGCTGCCTCAAGGGCTTCTGCCCGAGCTTCGTCACGGTCGAGGGCGGCAAGCTCAAAGGCAAGGCGAAGGCCAAGGCCGCGGCCACGCCCGCGGAGTGGGGCGAATTGCCGGAACCCGATGCGGCGCAATTGCAAGGCGCCTACGGCATCGTGGTCGCCGGCGTCGGCGGCACCGGCGTGATCACCATCGGCCAGCTGCTGGGCATGGCGGCGCACATCGAGGGCAAGGGCATCGTCACGCAGGACGCGGCGGGCCTGGCGCAGAAGGGCGGCGCGACCTGGAGCCATGTGCTGATCGGCCAGAGCCCCGACGAGATCCACACCACCCGGGTGGGCATGGCCGCCGCCGACCTGGTGATCGGCTGCGACCCGATCGTCACCGCCGGCAAGGAGACGGTGCTGCGCATGCGCGAGGGCCGCACGCACGTGGCGCTCAACTCGCACAGCACGCCCACCGCCGCCTTCGTGAAGAACGCCGGCTGGGCGAATCCGGCCGAGGCCTGCACGGCCGAGATCGCCAAGGCCGTCGGCGTGCACGGCATGGGCGCGTTCAACGCCGACGCGGCCTCGACGCGCTTGATGGGCGACAGCATCTACACGAACCCGATGCTGCTCGGCTATGCCTGGCAGAAGGGCTGGATCCCGCTGGGCCGCGAATCGCTGCTGCGCGCCATCGAACTCAACGCCGTCGCGGTCGAGAGCAACAAGACCGCCTTCGAATGGGGCCGCTGCGCCGCGCACGATCCGGCGCGCTTCGAGCAGCTGCTCACGCCGGCCCAGGTGATCGAGCTGAAGAAGCGCGAGACGCTGGCGAGCATCGTGGCGCGGCGGGTCGAGTTCCTCACCGCCTACCAGAACGCCGCCTATGCGCGCGAGTACGCCGCCTTCGTCGAGAAGGTGCGCGCGGCCGAGGCGCCGCTGGGCAGGGCCACGCTGGCCGAGACGGTGGCCCGCTACCTGTTCAAGCTGATGGCGTACAAGGACGAGTACGAGGTGGCGCGGCTGCATGCCGAAACCGGCTTCCAGGAGCGCATCGCGTCGATGTTCGAGGGCAACTACAAGGTGAACTACCACCTGGCGCCGCCGCTGCTGGCCAAGCGAAATGAGAAGGGTGAGCTGGTCAAGCGCAAGTACGGGCCGGCCATGGGCCTGGGCTTCAAGGTGCTGGCGAAGCTGCGGGGGCTGCGCGGCACGGCGCTCGATCCCTTCGGGCGCACGCACGAGCGTCGCACCGAGCGCGCCCTGATCGGCGAATTCCGTGCCAGCATCGAGCAGGTGCTGGCCGGGCTCGACGCGGGCAACCACTCGCTGGCCGTGGAGATCGCGGCCATTCCCGAGCAGATCAAGGGTTTCGGCCACGTGAAGGAGCGCAACCTCGCGGCCGCCCGCCCGCGATGGGAGGCGCTGATGCAGCGCTGGGGCGGGTTGGGCGACGCGCGCCGGGCCGCCTGAGCCGGCCGCTCGGCGCAGTTCCACTTTTTGCACAGCCCGCGGGAACGGTCCCTCAGCGGGCGCGTCTTACAATCCAGCGCTTGCGCGCCCGGCCGCAGCCCCCGGGGCTGCGCGTCGGCGCGTGAACTACAAAGCAACCGTCCTACGCGCTGGAGCCACCGTGTTCATTTCCTCCGCCTTCGCCCAGACCGCACCGGCCGCTGCCGGCGGCGGCGACATGCAGTCGTCCCTCATGAGCATGCTGCCGCTGGTGCTGATGTTCGTGGTCCTGTACTTCGTGATGATCCGGCCGCAGATGAAGCGCCAGAAGGAGCACCGCGCCATGATCGAGGCGCTGGCCAAGGGCGACGAGGTCGCCACCGCCGGCGGCGTGCTGGGCAAGGTCACGCGCCTGGGCGATACGTACATCGGCGTCGAGATCGCCAACGGCGTCGAGATCCAGGTGCAGCGCAGCGCCGTCGTGCAGGTCCTGCCCAAGGGCACCATCAAGTAAGTCGAAACAAGGCTGCTGCGGCGGCCTTGTCCTGGAGGTTTCCGGGCTCCCCTCATGAATCGTTATCCGATCTGGAAATACGCGATCCTCGTGGTCGCGATGGTGGTGGGGGTGCTCTACACCCTGCCCAACTTCTTCGGCGAGGCGCCGGCGGTGCAGGTCTCCTCGGCCAAGTCGACCGTCAAGATCGACGCCACGACGCAGGCCCGCGTGGAGCAGGTGCTGTCCGCCGCCGGCATCAAGCCCGAGGCGATCACGCTCGACACCAACTCGGTCAAGGTGCGCCTGGACAGCACCGACACGCAGCTGCGCGCCCGCGACGCCATCCAGAGGGCTCTCGCGCCCAACCCCGACGATGCGCCCTACGTCGTCGCGCTGAACCTGCTGTCCAACACGCCGCGCTGGCTCACCGCGGTGGGCGCGGCGCCGATGTACCTGGGCCTGGACCTGCGCGGCGGCGTGCACTTCATGCTGCAGGTGGACATGCAGGCGGCGCTGACCAAGCGCGCCGAGTCGCTCGCCGGCGACCTGCGCACCCAGCTGCGCGAAGCCAACGTGCGGCACGGCGGCATCAGCCGCAACGGGCAGCTGGTGGAGATCCGCCTGCGCGATTCGCAGAGCGTCGCGGCCGCGCAGCGTGTGATCCAGGACCAGTTCGGCGACCTGCAGACCAGCGAGCAGACCGAGGGCACCGAGTACAAGCTGGTCGCTTCGCTGCGCCCCGAGGCCGCCCGCCGGGTGCAGGAGCAGGCGCTGCGGCAGAACATCGTCACCCTCCACAACCGCATCAACGAGCTCGGCGTGGCCGAGCCGGTGATCCAGCAGCAGGGCGTGGACCGCATCGTGGTGCAGCTGCCGGGCGTGCAGGACACCGGCCGCGCCAAGAGCATCCTGGGCCGCACGGCGACACTGGAGATGCGGCTGGTGGACGAGAGCGCCGAGGCGCGCGGCGCCGAACTGGGCACCGGGCCCGTGCCGTTCGGCTCCGAGCGCTACCTGGAGCGCGATGGCCGCGCCGTGATCGTGAAGAAGCAGGTGATCCTGACCGGCGACAGCCTCACGGATGCGCAGCCCGGCTTCGACTCGCAGACGCAGCAGCCCAAGGTGGACCTCACGGTCGACGCCAAGGGCGGCCGCATCATGCGCGACGTCAGCCGCGAGAACCTGAAGAAGCGCATGGCCATCCTGCTGTTCGAGAAGGGCAAGGGCGAGGTGCTGACCGCGCCGGTCATCCAGGGCGAGCTGGGCACGCGCTTCCAGATCTCCGGCTCGATGACGGTGAACGAGGCCAACGACCTTGCGCTGCTGCTGCGTGCCGGCTCGCTGGCGGCCCCGATGGAGATCATCGAGGAGCTGACCATCGGGCCGAGCCTGGGCGCCGAGAACATCGCCAAGGGCTTCCACAGCGTGGCCTGGGGCTTCGCGGCCATCGTGGCCTTCATGGCCGTGTACTACATGCTGTTCGGGCTGATCTCCGGGCTGGCGCTCGCGGTCAACCTGCTGCTGCTGGTGGCGATCCTGTCGATGCTGCAGGCCACGCTGACGCTGCCGGGCATGGCGGCCATGGCGCTGGCGCTGGGCATGGCCATCGACTCGAACGTCCTGATCAACGAACGCGTGCGGGAGGAGCTGCGCAACGGGGCGGCGCCGCAGGCGGCCATCCACGCCGGCTACGACCGGGCCTGGGCGACCATCCTGGACTCCAACGTCACCACGCTGATCGCGGGCGTTGCGCTGCTCGCCTTCGGCTCCGGGCCGGTGCGCGGCTTCGCGGTGGTGCACTGCATCGGCATCCTGACGTCGATGTTCTCGGCCGTGTTCTTCTCGCGCGGACTTGTAAATCTTTGGTATGGCCGCAAGAAGAAGCTCAAGTCGGTGTCCATCGGCACCGTCTGGCGTCCGGCAGCGGAGCAGGCTATAACCAAGCCGGAGTGAGGGCAGGGTAGAAAATGGAATTCTTCAAGATCCGCCGCGACATCCCGTTCATGGAGAACGCGCTGGTGTTCAACGTGATCTCCTTCCTCACGTTCGCCGCGGCCGTGTTCTTCCTCGTCACGAGGGGACTGCACCTGTCGGTGGAGTTCACCGGCGGCACGGTGATGCACGTCAGCTACGCGCAGGCGGCGGACGTCGAAGGCGTCCGCAAGACCGTCGCCAACCAGGGCTACGCCGACGTCCAGGTGCAGAACTTCGGCACCGCCCGCGACGTGATGATCCGGCTGCCCGCCCAGAAGGGTGTGAGTTCGGCACAACAAAGTGACAAGGTCCTGGCGGCGCTGAAGCAGGGCGACGCTTCCGTCTCGCTGCGCCGCACCGAGTTCGTCGGTCCGCAGGTCGGCGAGGAGCTGGCCACCGACGGCCTGAAGGCGCTGGCCATGGTGGTGATCGGCATCATGATCTACCTGGCCTTCCGCTTCGAGTGGAAGTTCGCGGTGGCGGCCATCGTCGCCAACCTGCACGACGTCATCATCATCCTGGGCTTCTTCGCGTTCTTCCAGTGGGAGTTCTCGCTCGCGGTGCTGGCCGCGGTGCTGGCGGTGCTGGGCTACTCGGTCAACGAATCGGTGGTGATCTTCGACCGGATCCGCGAGAACTTCCGCCGCTACCGCAAGATGAACACGCTGCAGATCATCGACAACGCGATCACCTCGACGATCAGCCGCACCATCATCACCCACGGCTCCACCCAGATCATGGTGCTGTCGATGCTGCTGTTCGGCGGACCCACGCTGTTCTATTTCGCGCTGGCGCTGACCATCGGCATCTGCTTCGGCATCTATTCGTCGGTGTTCGTGGCGGCCGCGATCGCCATGTGGCTGGGCGTCAAGCGCGAGGACCTGGTCAAGTCCGGCCCTCGCAAGGAAGACCCCAACGACCCCAACGCGGGGGCGGTGGTCTGACGGCCGGGCTGTGAGCGAACCGTTGCAGCCCCCCTCCCAGGCCGCCATCGCGCGGCAGGCGCGCGAGCATTTCGTGGCGCAGCTGGAAGGCGTGCTGCAACCGCTGTCCGACGCCATCCGCGCCCGCCTGATGGAGCTGGTGGACGGCGCCACCAGCACCCGGGATTCCCAGGAACGCCGTGACGCCATGCTCGACTTCGAGCGCCAGCGCCGCGGCTGGCAGGAGGGCACGGCCAAGGCCTGGCGTGCGGCCGCCAAGCCGGCCGCCGCGTCCGGCAACCCACGCGGGCGCTTTGAGGCCGCCAACCTCTCGCTGATCGGCGACGAGGTGGTTGAGAACAAGATCCTGTCCTCGCGGGTCGCGCTCTCCGTGCTGGAAAAGGCCACCTGGGAGCTGAACGATCTCAAGGCCCGCATGCAGCACCTGGATGGCGCCGAGCTGGGCTCCCAGGACGTGCTGCGCGCCGAAGCCGTGGCGCAACTCATGGTCGACCAATGGGGTGCGAACGGGCTCCCGCGGCCCGTCTGGGCAATGGTGCAGGACGTCATCGCCAAGCACATGACCGAGAAGATGGTGGCGGCGTACAAGTCGACCAACCACTTCCTGGTCGAGCGGGGCGTGCTGCCGGACATCGACCTGAGCACCCGGGTCAAGCGCGGTACCTCCGCCGTGCCGCCGCGTCGCACGCCACCGCCTGCGGGCAGCGCCGGCACTGCTGGAGCCGGGGGAAGTGGTCCGGGTGGTGCCCAGGGCGGCGGCTCCGGCCAAGGGGGAGCGCACGGCGCCGGCGGGGGTGGTGGCAGCGGATTCGGCGGCCCTGCTGCAGGAAGCGGGTTCGGCGGCACCGGCTCGGGCGCCAGCGGTTTCAGCGGCACGGGTTCTTCCGGGCCGGGCGGTTACGGCGGTGGTCCGGGCGGTGGCGGTTCGGGCGCTTACGGACCGGGAGCGACGGGTGGCAACCTAGGTGGGGGCGGATTCGGCGGGCCCCCCGGGGGTGGATTCGGCGGTGGCGGTCCCGGCGGAGGAGCTGGCGGCCCTGGCGGTGCTGGCGGCGGAGGTGGTTCCGGCGGAGGTGGCTTCGGGGGCGGTTCCGGCTCCGGAGGCGGTTGGTCCGGTGGCGGTTCCGGCGGCGGTGCATCGGGCGGCGGCTTCGGAGGCGGTGGATCCGGCGGAGGTGGATCGGGCGGCCGAGGCGGCTCCGGTGGCGGGGGTTCCGGCGGTGGCTCTGGCGCCGGTGGGGTCGGCGGCGGCTCCGGCAATGGCGGCTCCGCGGGTGGTGGGGCCGGTGACGGTGGCGCTGGCGCTGGCGAATCCGGCGGTGGCTTCGGCGGCGGCGGCTCGGACGGCAGTTATGGCGGCGCCGGATCGGGCTCCGCTGGCCAAGGCGGCGGCGGTCCAGGCGGTGGAGGTGGCGGCTCCTGGGGAGGTGGCGGTGGTGGCCCATCCGGCGGCGGTCCGGGAGGCACAGGTCCGACCTCGCAATTCGCCGGCGGCCCGTGGGTGGGCGGCGGGGCCGGGGGTCCCGGAGGCGGTGGTGGCCACGGTGCGCCCGCGTCCAGCTTTGGCGGGGGCCAGACCCGCGGTCTGGGCGGCGGCGTCTCGGAAGAGACGAGGATGATGACCTCGACCACGCCGTTGGCGCGCGCCCGGATGCGCGCCACGGGCGTGATCGGCCAGCTCAAGCGGCTGCTCACCGAGAAGGCGGGGTTCGATCCCAACAAGGCCGCGGCGGAACCTTCGCCGGCACTGGTGGAGGCGATCAGCCGCCAGGCCACGCTGGTGCAGACCCAAGTCCAGACGCAGGTGGGCGGGGAGACGGTCGGTGAAGTCGTGGTCTATGACGACGCCGCGGTCGAGCGGGCCGCGGTCGACCTGCGGCAGCGAACCGGCGAGCTCAAGAAAAAGGCGACCACCAGCAGCGAGAAGGCGACGATCGAGATCGTGGCCCTGATGTTCCAGAGCATCCTTTCCGAGGAGCGCATCCCGGCCGCCGTGCGCGTCTGGTTCGCGCGGCTGCAGATGCCGGTGCTGCGCGTCGCGCTGGCCGAGCCCGAATTCTTCGGCACCCTGCAGCACCCTGCCCGCCAGCTGATCGACCGCATGGGATCGTGCGTGCTGGGCTTCAACGCCGCCACGATCAACGGCAGCGCGCTGGAGATCGAGATCAAGCGTGTCGTGCAGGTCATCGAGCAGTACCCGGAGACCGGCCGCCGCGTCTTCCAGCTCGTGTACGACGAGTTCCAGAAGTTCCTCTCCAAGTACCTCACAGAGAAGGGCGACACCCAGCGGCTGGTGGGCGTCGCGCAGCAGGTCGAGCAGAAGGAGGCGATGGCGATCCAGTACACCATCGAGCTGCGCAAGATGCTCAGCGACATCCCGGTGCGCGAGGAGATCCGCGAGTTCCTGTTCAAGGTTTGGGCCGAGGTGCTGGCGGTCGCGGCCGTCAAGCACGGACCGCAGCACCAG from the Ramlibacter henchirensis genome contains:
- a CDS encoding murein transglycosylase A — protein: MVHHTMSTSTTSASRASSRISSMSSLSWSRFAKVAAIVGTLAGCGSVPLDEPVPHTPSPTAPTPAAVITLPPVPAPPMEAPVAGAPLLQGKSRWHPVAWSELPGFDDDALHEAWNAWLRSCERPLPAFASLCPQVRQLSIAGPAEQREWMRRHLQPYRVEPLQGPAEGLLTAYYEPLLEASREPSARHTVPLYRPPASLASRKPWYSRQEIDTLPEAKAQLRGREIAFLADPLDALVLQIQGSGRVRVTERDGSQRLVRLAYAGSNEHPYRSVGGWLLQQGAVRDASWPGIKAWVRDNPHRLQEMLWSNPRTVFFREEPLGDLDAAFGPRGAQGVALTPGRSIAVDKESIPYGTPVWLASNGPLLKLQRLVLAQDTGSAIVGALRADYFAGWGAEAGELAGRLKQPLRMWVLWPK
- a CDS encoding Lrp/AsnC family transcriptional regulator; the protein is MERLDKFDLRILHELQADARLTNAELAQRVGLSAAPCWRRVRALEEAGYIRGYHAEIDRHKIGLGVLAFVRLDADKNTGERTREMEEAIRRIPEIVACHYISGAGTFELQVVSRDLDAFSQFARKVLINLPNVKDIHTSFSLGEVKASSSWPLGHLGAEPAA
- a CDS encoding indolepyruvate ferredoxin oxidoreductase family protein, whose product is MNAPLPEHIRKALETVTLDDKYSLDYGRAFMSGVQALVKLPMLQRQRDAMAGKNTAGFISGYRGSPLGGYDQALWKAKKYLQAQNVVFQPGVNEELAATAIWGTQQLGFAPKEQQKFDGVFGIWYGKGPGVDRCSDVFKHANMAGTTPWGGVIAVAGDDHVAKSSTAAHQSDHIFKACGLPVFFPTTVQEILDLGVHAFAMSRYAGVWTGMKTIQEIVESSATAMIDPERVQVLMPQDFAMPPGGVHIRWPDHALEQEARLFDYKWYAALAYVRANRLNYNVIEGPNDRFGIIASGKAYNDTRQALADLGLDDETCRRLGIRLHKVAVVWPLEAQITREFATGLREILVVEEKRQVIEYQLKEELYDWRPDVRPNVVGKFDEVEGGGGEWSTPNPTARTLLRANADLSPALIARAIAKRLRRLGLDADTQARIDAQLAILEAKERSMQVLEVKADRQPWFCSGCPHNTSTVVPEGSRAMAGIGCHFMATWMDRATVGFTQMGGEGVPWVGQAPFTGEKHVFANLGDGTYFHSGLLAIRQSIASGVNITYKVLYNDAVAMTGGQQVGERPEGHSVLQIAQSLVAEGVTKLVIVTDEPEKYTVAKLPPGVGVEHRDELDRIQREFREIAGTTAIIYDQTCATEKRRRRKRGSMVDPALRVVINDLVCEGCGDCGVKSNCLSVEPLETEFGRKRTINQSTCNKDTSCLKGFCPSFVTVEGGKLKGKAKAKAAATPAEWGELPEPDAAQLQGAYGIVVAGVGGTGVITIGQLLGMAAHIEGKGIVTQDAAGLAQKGGATWSHVLIGQSPDEIHTTRVGMAAADLVIGCDPIVTAGKETVLRMREGRTHVALNSHSTPTAAFVKNAGWANPAEACTAEIAKAVGVHGMGAFNADAASTRLMGDSIYTNPMLLGYAWQKGWIPLGRESLLRAIELNAVAVESNKTAFEWGRCAAHDPARFEQLLTPAQVIELKKRETLASIVARRVEFLTAYQNAAYAREYAAFVEKVRAAEAPLGRATLAETVARYLFKLMAYKDEYEVARLHAETGFQERIASMFEGNYKVNYHLAPPLLAKRNEKGELVKRKYGPAMGLGFKVLAKLRGLRGTALDPFGRTHERRTERALIGEFRASIEQVLAGLDAGNHSLAVEIAAIPEQIKGFGHVKERNLAAARPRWEALMQRWGGLGDARRAA
- the yajC gene encoding preprotein translocase subunit YajC, yielding MFISSAFAQTAPAAAGGGDMQSSLMSMLPLVLMFVVLYFVMIRPQMKRQKEHRAMIEALAKGDEVATAGGVLGKVTRLGDTYIGVEIANGVEIQVQRSAVVQVLPKGTIK
- the secD gene encoding protein translocase subunit SecD, whose protein sequence is MNRYPIWKYAILVVAMVVGVLYTLPNFFGEAPAVQVSSAKSTVKIDATTQARVEQVLSAAGIKPEAITLDTNSVKVRLDSTDTQLRARDAIQRALAPNPDDAPYVVALNLLSNTPRWLTAVGAAPMYLGLDLRGGVHFMLQVDMQAALTKRAESLAGDLRTQLREANVRHGGISRNGQLVEIRLRDSQSVAAAQRVIQDQFGDLQTSEQTEGTEYKLVASLRPEAARRVQEQALRQNIVTLHNRINELGVAEPVIQQQGVDRIVVQLPGVQDTGRAKSILGRTATLEMRLVDESAEARGAELGTGPVPFGSERYLERDGRAVIVKKQVILTGDSLTDAQPGFDSQTQQPKVDLTVDAKGGRIMRDVSRENLKKRMAILLFEKGKGEVLTAPVIQGELGTRFQISGSMTVNEANDLALLLRAGSLAAPMEIIEELTIGPSLGAENIAKGFHSVAWGFAAIVAFMAVYYMLFGLISGLALAVNLLLLVAILSMLQATLTLPGMAAMALALGMAIDSNVLINERVREELRNGAAPQAAIHAGYDRAWATILDSNVTTLIAGVALLAFGSGPVRGFAVVHCIGILTSMFSAVFFSRGLVNLWYGRKKKLKSVSIGTVWRPAAEQAITKPE
- the secF gene encoding protein translocase subunit SecF, encoding MEFFKIRRDIPFMENALVFNVISFLTFAAAVFFLVTRGLHLSVEFTGGTVMHVSYAQAADVEGVRKTVANQGYADVQVQNFGTARDVMIRLPAQKGVSSAQQSDKVLAALKQGDASVSLRRTEFVGPQVGEELATDGLKALAMVVIGIMIYLAFRFEWKFAVAAIVANLHDVIIILGFFAFFQWEFSLAVLAAVLAVLGYSVNESVVIFDRIRENFRRYRKMNTLQIIDNAITSTISRTIITHGSTQIMVLSMLLFGGPTLFYFALALTIGICFGIYSSVFVAAAIAMWLGVKREDLVKSGPRKEDPNDPNAGAVV
- a CDS encoding DUF1631 family protein yields the protein MQPPSQAAIARQAREHFVAQLEGVLQPLSDAIRARLMELVDGATSTRDSQERRDAMLDFERQRRGWQEGTAKAWRAAAKPAAASGNPRGRFEAANLSLIGDEVVENKILSSRVALSVLEKATWELNDLKARMQHLDGAELGSQDVLRAEAVAQLMVDQWGANGLPRPVWAMVQDVIAKHMTEKMVAAYKSTNHFLVERGVLPDIDLSTRVKRGTSAVPPRRTPPPAGSAGTAGAGGSGPGGAQGGGSGQGGAHGAGGGGGSGFGGPAAGSGFGGTGSGASGFSGTGSSGPGGYGGGPGGGGSGAYGPGATGGNLGGGGFGGPPGGGFGGGGPGGGAGGPGGAGGGGGSGGGGFGGGSGSGGGWSGGGSGGGASGGGFGGGGSGGGGSGGRGGSGGGGSGGGSGAGGVGGGSGNGGSAGGGAGDGGAGAGESGGGFGGGGSDGSYGGAGSGSAGQGGGGPGGGGGGSWGGGGGGPSGGGPGGTGPTSQFAGGPWVGGGAGGPGGGGGHGAPASSFGGGQTRGLGGGVSEETRMMTSTTPLARARMRATGVIGQLKRLLTEKAGFDPNKAAAEPSPALVEAISRQATLVQTQVQTQVGGETVGEVVVYDDAAVERAAVDLRQRTGELKKKATTSSEKATIEIVALMFQSILSEERIPAAVRVWFARLQMPVLRVALAEPEFFGTLQHPARQLIDRMGSCVLGFNAATINGSALEIEIKRVVQVIEQYPETGRRVFQLVYDEFQKFLSKYLTEKGDTQRLVGVAQQVEQKEAMAIQYTIELRKMLSDIPVREEIREFLFKVWAEVLAVAAVKHGPQHQETVMLKKSAADLVWSASAKPNRAERSKVIQELPALLQRLRKGMNLLGVQGAEQEKHIKVIGDTLADAFMSKTETIPQQQIDAIGKRLENLEDFIADDPSVELELDQEALEMMLGIDASMIEVVTDGGSKPSDAMLAWAAELQQGNWFTLDHNGKVHQVQYVWRSQRGQLHLLASVEGRSFLVQLRRLASYLQAGLLLPAEEEALTVRATRDALAKLDANPERLLA